The following is a genomic window from Chitinophaga caseinilytica.
CCGCACGATCCCCGCCGCTTCGGCCGGGCTTCCCTTCTTCACATATTCCACGATCCCCGCGAGGTAATACGGATTACCGCCCACGAGGAAAAGATCGTAATCGATCCCCGATTCCTGCGACACGCCGGAAAGGCTCGCCAGCAGCTCTTCAAAATTATCCTGGATCCAGGAGTACCGGTCTTCCGGGCGCTTCAGCAGCGAACTGAAAAACTCCGGCGGCGAAACCGTTCTGTCAGGATTAGCGGGGATGTTACCGGTCCAGTAATAGACCTCCTTCATGTTTTTGTAAATCCAGTCGTTCACATATTTGTTCTGGTTGGCGGTTCCCGGGTCGTCGGTTTTCCTGTCTTTCTTACAGGCGGAAAGTACGATACCTGCCGCGAGGCAGGCACAGAGCGTCTGGAGCTTGGTCATAAGTTGGGTTGATGGGTGATGTGCATAAAGATACGGAAACGGCGCGGAAGCGTTACCGCCGGCTCAGGGAAGTTGGGCGGGCATAACGCCTTCTTCGCGGAGGGCGCTGTGGATGCGCTGTTGCCAGCGTGCTTCGGCGATGCCGTTGGCGCCGTGGCGCGCTTCGTCGTCGAACGCTTCCTGGAGCTGGTTCATTTCCCGGAAAGATTCGAGGTATTCGTATTGGATGCGGCTGTCGTGATCATCGATCGTCAGCGGCATGGACAGTACTTTTTTCCGGAAACGTTCCGCTACGAGGCGGGTGATGTCGAAATGCAGCTGTTCGTGGACGAGGATGTGGCGGGACGGGGGCCGGGTGCGCGTCCAGGAGGCGGAGCGGACCCAGAACACCTGGAGCACGAGGTGAACTTCGAGGGTGTCGCGAAAGCGGCGGGTGGAGCCGTCGAACCCGAAGCTGGTGAAGCTGACGGCGTCTGACCGGGCCCCGAAGCCCGGGGACCCGCGGAAATCTTCGGCGGTGGCGTGGCGCTGGTGGTAGAAAAGCGTGTCGGACGAGGGGTCGAGCGGCCGCTGTTCCTCCGTGAATACGACCTTCAGTACTTCCGGCGGGCCCGGCGGCGCGGGGGCGTCGGGAGGCGGAGGCCAGGCGGCCCAGCCTGCGAAGAGGAAAAGGGCGGAAAAAGGGCGCATATTCCCTAAAGTTCGCAAATCAATTTGACTTCAAAAAATCCGGAAATCCGCTACGGGAAAGGAAATTGGTGGGTTCTGGGGAAATCAGTAATTTACGGTAGACCAAAACAATCACCATTATGTACGGTGGA
Proteins encoded in this region:
- a CDS encoding DUF922 domain-containing protein, which gives rise to MRPFSALFLFAGWAAWPPPPDAPAPPGPPEVLKVVFTEEQRPLDPSSDTLFYHQRHATAEDFRGSPGFGARSDAVSFTSFGFDGSTRRFRDTLEVHLVLQVFWVRSASWTRTRPPSRHILVHEQLHFDITRLVAERFRKKVLSMPLTIDDHDSRIQYEYLESFREMNQLQEAFDDEARHGANGIAEARWQQRIHSALREEGVMPAQLP